TCGTCTTCGTTATGGATGTAGCGCCGTCCCCGGCTCTGACCGCCGGCTGCCCGGACCGCTGCGTGTGCGACGACCAGCTGGTGGTCCAGTGCGCCGGGCAACAGTTAAGCGACTTCCCCGTGGACCTCCCGCTGGCCACCCGGCAGCTGATCATCTCCAATAACCGGATCGGCGACTTGCCGGCGCTGCAGCTCAACTACCTGTCGGACCTGGTGTACCTGGACTGCAGCAACAACTCGTTGACGGAGATTTCCGAGTCGACTTTTGGCAACCTGCGCAAACTCGCCTACCTGGATCTGTCTTTCAACAGCCTGGCGCAGATCGAGGACCGGACGTTTGGACCGCTGGCCAGCCTGGTGATGTTGAGGATGACGGATAACCCGGGGCTGTCCGAGATCCACCCGGACGCGTTCGCGGAGAACGCGGCGCTGCAGGTGCTGGACGTGAGCCGCAACAACCTGACGGCGCTCAACATCAGCTCGCTGATTGCGCTGCCGGCGCTGCGCTCTCTCGGGCTCAGCGGGAACCCCTGGAGATGCGACTGCGACACGGAGGACCTGTGCCTCTGGATCCAGATAGAGGGCTTCAAGTTCCAAGGTGAGATGCGCTTCTTGTCTTTAACGGCACTGAAAACTTTTCAAGTTCAAATTACgctaaaaactttaaaacagACGATGTTACGGGCATTTTGGAAACTTTATTTGATATTAAGAGATATGCTATAATACCAACCAAAATGAGCTTTTAAAACCTGTTTGTTACTGTACAGCGTACTGTTAAAAGCACGTGGATTAACATaagtatacataataaaatatcaaaatcacTCAAGCAATTGCGCATTATTTCAATAAAAATGTACCATATACAACGCACATTGccaattgtttattattattattttgtaggtTATAGgcctaaatgttttaaaaaatataatattttctcCTGTAAGGTAAAATAAAGACgattaacatttttttcttttattaatttcCTTTATTCCTGAAGCACTTTTCAACTACTTTATAGCTCAAAGTGCCGAAAAATCATGAAAAATTCAAAGGACAAACATAACACATCACATTAAAGCGCCACACAACAAATCAGCCCTCCTAATTAAAAGCCAAAGAATGCAAATAGGTTTTTAGCTGAGCTTTAAAACTAGAAATACTAATGGCAACTCCATAAACCATTCCATAATTCAGGCCCAACAACAAAACCATAAACAAGGATTTACTGTGTATCATAGATCAATGTAATTAAACTGCCAATAATTAATAATTCAGTGATTTATAATACAAATGTTACATAGACAAGCATACTGGAGCAGGTCATAATAATCTCTTTCGGAAGTCTTTAACTGCTTCTGCATTAACAAATGTTATTGCTTTTCCTCCAGGCATCGTAATTGAGTGTAATGGAAGTGCTAATTGTTAATTAGTCATTTAGCTGATGATTTTATACAAAGTGTCCTCGTACACATAATATACAGTCTCCCAGGGGAGGTACGTTTCTCGATCAAGGGCACTGTGTGTCAACACTAACAAGCGATAACCACATTTTCAAGGTTGGatgataaaaatgtaataatttaagaTTCAACCCTTTCAAATGAGTCAAGCACTGCTCTGAAGTCTGACCAACAACCAGCCTAAATTAAAGAATGGAATATATTACCATTGATTTTTCCCTTTCTTTTGAGCCTCACAGCTTTGTGAAATAGCTGAAATAGCTGTCAgcgaaatatcaatatttaaaaaatataatatgtaGATTTAGGTGATTTCAATTCATTCCAACAAATGACCTTAGagtgaaggagagagagaaagggaatGAAAGGCCAGCTAATTATCTCCACCATTAGACCTTAAGAGTGAGAAGGTCTTTATCAGTCTTATCGCCACAGTTTGCGTTATCGAGTTATTCAAGCTGTTAATTTGATCTGAAGACTGTGTCTCGGTGAAACAGAGGGCAGGGCACCGGCAGACCCTGTGAACACTGCGGCTTTAGAGGGCAAACTGGCTTTGTTTACATGCAGCACCACGACAAAAGATGTGAAAGATGTAGACTAGAACAATATGTTTGTCAGTGTGATGCTTTGTCTTAGCTGGCTTTTGCTCAGTTTGGAGACGTTTTGGGTACATTTAGCTCTTTAGGATGGGAGACCAGTTTGCCAACCAGCTAAACCAGCTGAACACCAGTTTGGAGACCAGCTAGACTAAATTAAACCAGTTAAAGCTAGTTTAGACTTGGGGCAAATATACTTAAATGTTAATCTCTGCACAAATGTGACATTTTGAGCTGAATGCTCATCGTTATTTTTAGTCGAGCAGCTGTAATTGAACTTCAGATGTGTGTGCTTCACATGATCCATGTCACTGTGTGAATCATGCATGCGTGTGCATAGGCTTATCCCATTTTTTTTAGATGGTTATTTTCTTTCTGCCAGTTTAAAACCTCGCCTTAGTGCGATGATTGATTGACAGGGGAGTAGGAAGAGCTTCGGTGTTGTCCAAAATGCATTAGGGCAGATTAGCTTTTACACTATAGGTTTTGGATTGCCTCTCAATGTGGTTTGAGTTATTTGATCTTAAAACTTTTTAGGATTTTTGGGACTCACTGTCCACACTGGCATTTTGAAAGTGAGAAACTGTCAATATCTGGCTGATTGTCAATGAGCGATAGTTTCAGTGTCCAAaactattaaaggagtagttcacttccagaacaaaaaaatacagataatgtgcttgttttttgagaaatatttcatgatttttctccatgtagtggacttctatggtgcccccgagtttaaacttccaaaatgcagtttaaatgcagcttcaaagggccctaaatgatcccagccgagtaagaagggtcttatgtagtgaaacgatctgttattttctaaataaatttacaatttaaatactttttaatgatGACAGAGTTTCTGCATTTTCAAGAAACTAGTTAGTTCCTCCATGCACTGTACTATGGTAGTTAAAGGGACAGAtcaccaaaaaaatttaaattaccctatcattaactcaccctcaagccatcctaggtacaTATGATTTTCTTCATTAAGATGAATACACTCAGAGATATATTAAACAATGTCCTgattcttccaagctttataatcgcagtgaatggctgttgagatttttttgaagtccaataaagctcataaatccatcataaaaaagggCTCCACACGGCTACTGaaagccttctgaagtgaatcgaagcatttgtataaaacaaaaaatccacaatcaaaactttataaaccgtaatctctaacttccgctacactcttaaaaataaaggtgctttaaaaggttcttcacagcgatgccat
The window above is part of the Garra rufa chromosome 13, GarRuf1.0, whole genome shotgun sequence genome. Proteins encoded here:
- the LOC141283852 gene encoding leucine-rich repeat-containing protein 52-like, whose protein sequence is MRVLPEPSAQSLRLVFLFVFVMDVAPSPALTAGCPDRCVCDDQLVVQCAGQQLSDFPVDLPLATRQLIISNNRIGDLPALQLNYLSDLVYLDCSNNSLTEISESTFGNLRKLAYLDLSFNSLAQIEDRTFGPLASLVMLRMTDNPGLSEIHPDAFAENAALQVLDVSRNNLTALNISSLIALPALRSLGLSGNPWRCDCDTEDLCLWIQIEGFKFQDEGQTVCQGPPDMLGQRLAEVGMQLRSECHQGLGYWDYLFFIAIGFVIFSAGTVSAWVMGVLMVLYERYSKRKSEEIDSDDEEETVIRGPGSGGGGGNHGNGDLSKPGMQV